The proteins below are encoded in one region of Eulemur rufifrons isolate Redbay chromosome 2, OSU_ERuf_1, whole genome shotgun sequence:
- the CCNK gene encoding cyclin-K produces the protein MKENKENSSPSVTSANLDHTKPCWYWDKKDLAHTPSQLEGLDPATEARYRREGARFIFDVGTRLGLHYDTLATGIIYFHRFYMFHSFKQFPRYVTGACCLFLAGKVEETPKKCKDIIKTARSLLNDVQFGQFGDDPKEEVMVLERILLQTIKFDLQVEHPYQFLLKYAKQLKGDKNKIQKLVQMAWTFVNDSLCTTLSLQWEPEIIAVAVMYLAGRLCKFEIQEWTSKPMYRRWWEQFVQDVPVDVLEDICHQILDLYSQGKQQMPHHTPHQLQQPPSLQPTPQVPQVQQSQPSQGSEVSQPQQKDSQQSAQQQQQQQAQQPKKPSPQPSPPRQAKRAVVVSPKEENKAAEPPPPKIPKIETTHPPLPPAHPPPDRKPPLTAALGEAEPPGPVDASDLPKVQIPPPAHPAPVHQPPPLPHRPPPPPPSSYITGMSTTSSYMSGEGYQSLQSMMKTEGPSYGALPPAYGPPAHLPYHPHVYPPNPPPPPVPPPPASFPPPTIPPPTPGYPPPPPTYNPNFPPPPPRLPPTHAVPPHPPPGLGLPPASYPPPAVPPGGQPPVPPPIPPPGMPPVGGLGRAAWMR, from the exons atgaaggagaataaagaaaattcaagCCCTTCAGTAACTTCAGCAAACCTGGACCACACAAAACCATGTTGGTACTGGGATAAGAAAGACTTGGCTCATACACCCTCCCAACTCGAAGGACTTGATCCAGCCACTGAGGCACGGTACCGCCGAGAGGGGGCTCGGTTCATCTTTGATGTGGGCACACGTTTGGGGCT ACACTATGATACCCTGGCAActggaataatttattttcatcgCTTCTATATGTTTCATTCCTTCAAGCAATTCCCAAGATAT GTGACAGGAGCTTGTTGTCTATTTCTGGCTGGGAAAGTAGAAGAAACgccaaaaaaatgtaaagatatcaTCAAAACAGCTCGTAGTTTATTAAATGATGTACAATTTGGCCAGTTTGGAGATGACCCGAAG gaagaaGTAATGGTCCTGGAGAGAATCTTACTACAGACCATAAAGTTTGATTTACAGGTAGAACATCCATACCAATTTCTACTGAAATATGCAAAACAACTCAAAg gtgataaaaacaaaattcaaaagctgGTTCAAATGGCATGGACATTTGTAAATGACAG TCTCTGCACCACCTTGTCACTGCAGTGGGAACCAGAGATCATAGCAGTAGCAGTGATGTATCTCGCAGGACGTTTGTGCAAATTTGAAATACAAGAATGGACCTCCAAACCCATGTATAGGAGATGGTGGGAGCAGTTTGTTCAAGATGTCCCTGTTGACGTTTTGGAAG ACATCTGCCACCAAATCCTGGATCTTTACTCACAAGGAAAACAACAGATGCCTCATCATACCCCCCATCAGCTGCAGCAGCCCCCATCTCTCCAGCCTACACCACAAGTGCCACAAGTACAGCAGTCACAACCGTCTCAAGGCTCTGAAGTGTCCCAGCCCCAGCAGAAGGACTCCCAGCAGtcagcccagcagcagcagcagcagcaagcacAGCAGCCCAAGAAACCCTCTCCACAGCCTAGTCCTCCCCGACAGGCTAAACGAGCCGTG GTTGTCTCTCCCAAAGAAGAGAACAAAGCAGCAG aaccaCCGCCACCTAAAATCCCCAAAATTGAGACCACTCACCCACCACTGCCTCCAGCCCACCCGCCTCCAG ACCGGAAGCCTCCCCTCACCGCTGCCTTAGGTGAGGCTGAGCCGCCAGGCCCAGTGGATGCCAGTGACCTCCCCAAAGTCCAGATTCCTCCTCCGGCCCACCCGGCCCCTGTGCACCAGCCACCGCCGCTGCCACACCGGCCGCCGCCCCCACCGCCCTCCAGCTACATAACGGGGATGTCCACCACCAGCTCCTACATGTCTGGAGAGGGCTACCAGAGCCTGCAGTCCATGATGAAGACTGAGGGCCCCTCCTACGGCGCCCTGCCCCCAGCCTATGGCCCACCTGCTCACCTTCCCTACCACCCCCACGTCTACCCCCCCAACCCGCCTCCACCgcctgtgccccctcccccagcctccttccccccacccaccattcctccccccactcctggctaccccccacctccacctacctacaaccccaacttcccacccccacccccacgtcTGCCTCCAACTCATGCAGTTCCACCCCATCCTCCTCCAGGCTTGGGCCTGCCACCGGCTAGCTACCCACCTCCCGCTGTCCCCCCTGGAGGACAGCCACCCGtgcccccacccatccccccacccGGCATGCCTCCAGTCGGGGGGCTAGGGCGGGCAGCCTGGATGAGATAA